A single genomic interval of Vibrio gallicus harbors:
- the rraB gene encoding ribonuclease E inhibitor RraB, which produces MSQADEYISVEALIEIQKEDTREIIAALLEDGSEPDALYEIEHHLMAESFETLEKVAVEAFKMGFEVLEAEETEDDEGNKLLCCDPTMSCALDAELIDDQAAKLINLAEKYDVIYDGWGTFYEGEDALVYDDEEDDEQQ; this is translated from the coding sequence ATGTCACAAGCAGACGAATACATATCTGTTGAAGCACTGATTGAAATTCAAAAAGAAGATACGCGTGAAATTATCGCAGCTCTTCTTGAAGATGGTAGTGAGCCGGACGCACTATATGAGATAGAACATCATCTAATGGCGGAAAGCTTTGAGACCCTAGAAAAAGTCGCGGTAGAGGCTTTTAAAATGGGTTTTGAGGTACTAGAAGCTGAAGAAACAGAAGATGATGAAGGCAATAAACTGTTATGTTGCGACCCAACCATGTCATGTGCCTTGGATGCGGAACTGATTGATGATCAAGCTGCGAAACTGATCAATCTAGCTGAAAAGTATGACGTTATCTACGATGGCTGGGGTACCTTCTATGAAGGTGAAGACGCTCTAGTTTATGATGATGAAGAAGACGACGAGCAACAATAA
- the argF gene encoding ornithine carbamoyltransferase — MAYNLRNRNFLKLLDFTPREIGFLLELSAELKKAKYAGTEQKKLLGKNIALIFEKSSTRTRCAFEVAAFDQGAQVSYLGPSGSQIGHKESMKDTARVLGRMYDGIEYRGFGQERVEELGAYAGVPVWNGLTDEFHPTQILADFLTMLEHGKGKQLHQISFAYLGDARNNMGNSLLVGAAKMGMDIRLVAPKAFWPEQELVEQCQQIAQSTGAKITLTEDVKAGVKNCDYLYTDVWVSMGESEEAWKQRIELMKPYQVNMQTIKDTNNPQVKFMHCLPAFHDDKTLLGQEIGEKYSMQGLEVTDEVFESEHSIVFDEAENRMHTIKAVMVATLGC; from the coding sequence ATGGCGTACAATTTAAGAAACCGTAATTTTTTGAAGCTACTCGATTTTACCCCTAGAGAAATAGGCTTTTTACTTGAGCTGTCTGCTGAGCTTAAAAAGGCTAAGTATGCAGGCACTGAGCAAAAGAAGTTGCTGGGTAAAAATATTGCACTCATATTTGAGAAGTCATCAACCCGTACTCGCTGTGCATTTGAGGTTGCAGCCTTTGATCAAGGTGCTCAAGTATCCTATTTAGGGCCATCTGGCTCACAGATAGGTCATAAAGAATCCATGAAAGATACCGCGCGCGTACTGGGGCGTATGTACGACGGCATTGAGTATCGTGGCTTTGGTCAAGAGCGCGTAGAAGAGCTTGGGGCGTATGCAGGTGTTCCGGTATGGAATGGTCTGACTGATGAGTTCCATCCTACCCAAATTCTAGCTGACTTTTTAACTATGCTAGAGCATGGCAAAGGTAAACAGCTACACCAGATATCTTTTGCTTACCTCGGTGATGCGCGTAACAACATGGGCAACTCACTGCTAGTTGGAGCGGCTAAAATGGGGATGGATATCCGTCTGGTTGCGCCTAAGGCATTCTGGCCAGAGCAAGAGTTGGTTGAGCAATGCCAACAAATAGCACAATCAACTGGTGCTAAGATCACCCTTACTGAAGACGTCAAAGCAGGAGTTAAGAACTGCGATTATCTCTATACCGACGTGTGGGTTTCTATGGGAGAAAGCGAAGAAGCGTGGAAACAGCGTATTGAGCTAATGAAGCCTTATCAGGTTAATATGCAAACCATTAAAGACACCAATAACCCTCAGGTTAAATTCATGCACTGCCTACCCGCCTTCCATGATGACAAAACCCTACTTGGACAAGAAATTGGTGAGAAGTACTCGATGCAAGGCTTAGAGGTCACCGATGAGGTATTTGAATCTGAGCACTCTATCGTATTCGATGAGGCTGAAAACCGGATGCACACTATAAAAGCAGTAATGGTTGCGACTCTAGGTTGCTAA